One Streptomyces hundungensis DNA segment encodes these proteins:
- a CDS encoding nuclear transport factor 2 family protein: protein MTQRVDLGTLLDRLAIDELITGYAAAVDDGDWAAYRALFAPDGRADYGAAGGIAGSVEEVARWLAETLRLFPVRQHLITNRLLTLQDLGGYPGDRAELRADYLNPMCFGGDGDGAPSAPDFESGGRYAFSLLRTEAGWRLSSVTVHEKWRRMSGALAGG from the coding sequence ATGACACAGCGCGTGGATCTCGGGACCCTCCTCGACCGCCTGGCCATCGACGAACTCATCACCGGATACGCGGCGGCCGTCGACGACGGGGACTGGGCCGCCTACCGCGCCCTGTTCGCGCCCGACGGCCGCGCGGACTACGGCGCCGCGGGCGGCATCGCGGGTTCCGTCGAGGAGGTGGCCCGGTGGCTCGCGGAGACCCTGCGGCTCTTCCCGGTCCGCCAGCACCTGATCACCAACCGGCTGCTCACCCTCCAGGACCTCGGCGGCTACCCGGGCGACCGCGCCGAGTTGCGCGCCGACTACCTCAACCCGATGTGCTTCGGCGGCGACGGTGACGGCGCCCCGTCAGCCCCCGACTTCGAATCCGGCGGCCGCTACGCGTTCTCGCTGCTGCGCACCGAAGCGGGGTGGCGGCTCAGCTCGGTGACCGTGCACGAGAAGTGGCGGCGGATGTCGGGGGCGCTCGCCGGGGGTTGA